From a single Nocardioides panacis genomic region:
- a CDS encoding TlpA disulfide reductase family protein has product MTSRPRVLALAALLCGGLLAGCSNDISSSGGDQGFVAGKGIITSVKTAADRKAPGAVAGTTLDGDQVSLADYRGKVVVVNVWGSWCGPCRAEAGMLADASRELGPRGVEFLGIDSRDPSAGNARAFVRRFKIPYPSIYDQQGSTLLAFRGTLPATTVPSTVVVDAQGRVSGSVIGPITRTTLDDLVEDAS; this is encoded by the coding sequence ATGACCAGCCGCCCCCGCGTCCTCGCCCTCGCCGCCCTGCTGTGCGGTGGGCTGCTCGCGGGCTGCTCGAACGACATCTCCTCCTCCGGCGGCGACCAGGGGTTCGTCGCCGGCAAGGGCATCATCACCTCGGTGAAGACCGCCGCGGACCGGAAGGCCCCGGGTGCGGTCGCCGGCACCACGCTGGACGGCGACCAGGTGTCGCTGGCCGACTACCGCGGCAAGGTCGTGGTGGTCAACGTGTGGGGGTCCTGGTGCGGGCCCTGCCGGGCCGAGGCCGGCATGCTCGCCGACGCCTCCCGCGAGCTCGGTCCCCGGGGCGTGGAGTTCCTCGGCATCGACAGCCGCGACCCCAGCGCCGGCAACGCCCGGGCGTTCGTGCGGCGCTTCAAGATCCCCTACCCGAGCATCTACGACCAGCAGGGCTCCACGCTGCTGGCGTTCCGCGGGACGCTGCCGGCGACGACGGTGCCGAGCACCGTGGTCGTCGACGCGCAGGGCCGGGTGTCCGGCAGCGTGATCGGCCCGATCACCCGCACCACGCTGGACGACCTGGTCGAGGACGCCTCATGA
- a CDS encoding histidine phosphatase family protein translates to MSDRTTVHLLRHGEVHNPEGVLYGRLPGYHLSRLGRQMAQRIADAVGDRDITHVVASPLERAQETARPLALARGVDIVTDARVIESTNIFEGRRFSVGDGIVRRPSSWPHLWNPFQPSWGEPYKTVAARMMAAVYDARDSARGHEAVVVSHQLPIWTTRLHVEGRSFLHNPRNRQCTLCSLTSLVFDGDELVTLRYSEPAADLIPVKDRKHTFSAGGTEPADEAPPA, encoded by the coding sequence ATGAGCGACCGGACCACCGTGCACCTCCTGCGGCACGGCGAGGTGCACAACCCCGAGGGCGTGCTCTACGGCCGGCTGCCCGGCTACCACCTCTCGCGGCTCGGCCGGCAGATGGCCCAGCGGATCGCCGACGCGGTCGGCGACCGGGACATCACCCACGTGGTGGCCTCGCCGCTCGAGCGCGCCCAGGAGACCGCCCGCCCGCTCGCCCTGGCCCGGGGCGTCGACATCGTCACCGACGCGCGGGTGATCGAGTCCACGAACATCTTCGAGGGCCGGCGGTTCAGCGTCGGCGACGGCATCGTCCGGCGCCCGTCGTCCTGGCCGCACCTGTGGAACCCCTTCCAGCCGTCGTGGGGCGAGCCCTACAAGACGGTCGCCGCGCGGATGATGGCGGCGGTGTACGACGCCCGCGACTCGGCCCGCGGCCACGAGGCGGTCGTCGTCTCCCACCAGCTGCCGATCTGGACGACCCGGCTGCACGTCGAGGGCCGGTCCTTCCTGCACAACCCCCGCAACCGGCAGTGCACGCTGTGCAGCCTGACGTCGCTGGTCTTCGACGGCGACGAGCTGGTCACGCTGCGCTACTCCGAGCCCGCCGCGGACCTGATCCCGGTCAAGGACCGCAAGCACACGTTCTCCGCCGGCGGCACCGAGCCGGCCGACGAGGCACCACCCGCATGA
- a CDS encoding lytic transglycosylase domain-containing protein has translation MASHTRFSTFQKATALVPLALLSGAWTTSLTVTSAGAEGQDGRLPDGTSIPDQAIKAPASVSQPGEIAPGVPTGSARKVLADASTNGIPSAALSAYQRAAQVIDSADPGCHVDWPLIAAIGRVESNHGRYGGNTLDSHGVSRPGIYGIPLDGSNGTSAVADSDAGQYDNDPTLDRAVGPMQFIPSTWSVVGVDGDGDGKRNPQDIDDAALATAVYLCSGDEDLSSTAGQRSAVYRYNHSQDYVDLVLSIMAAYAGGDYSSVPTSSAGTTTFTPDYGDSVMASGITGYHRPKAHAPRSGSTTRGGSTPSAASTPGATSTPGTTGSTTGSGSGSGGSGAGSGSVTSQAPGRPASQPPAPVTQTLSALDKAKQTCQNSFSAAQISSLGGLTACGNAVLAQGLSAVTGLLNPPAPGGGTTGGGTTPPAPATLTRAEATAQCLASGISQLDVTALNACVDRLMAG, from the coding sequence ATGGCGTCGCACACACGGTTCAGCACGTTCCAGAAGGCCACGGCCCTGGTGCCGCTGGCGCTGCTCTCCGGGGCCTGGACGACCAGCCTGACCGTGACCAGCGCCGGCGCCGAGGGCCAGGACGGCCGGCTCCCCGACGGCACCAGCATCCCCGACCAGGCCATCAAGGCCCCCGCCAGCGTGTCGCAGCCCGGGGAGATCGCCCCGGGCGTGCCCACCGGCTCGGCCCGCAAGGTGCTCGCCGACGCCTCCACCAACGGCATCCCCTCGGCGGCGCTGTCGGCCTACCAGCGCGCCGCGCAGGTCATCGACTCCGCGGACCCCGGCTGCCACGTCGACTGGCCGCTGATCGCCGCCATCGGCCGCGTCGAGTCCAACCACGGCCGGTACGGCGGCAACACCCTGGACTCCCACGGCGTGAGCCGTCCCGGCATCTACGGCATCCCGCTCGACGGCAGCAACGGCACCTCCGCGGTGGCCGACTCCGACGCCGGGCAGTACGACAACGACCCCACCCTGGACCGGGCGGTCGGCCCGATGCAGTTCATCCCCTCGACCTGGTCGGTCGTCGGCGTGGACGGCGACGGCGACGGCAAGCGCAACCCGCAGGACATCGACGACGCGGCGCTCGCCACCGCCGTCTACCTCTGCTCCGGCGACGAGGACCTTTCCTCCACGGCCGGCCAGCGCTCGGCGGTCTACCGCTACAACCACAGCCAGGACTACGTCGACCTGGTGCTGTCGATCATGGCGGCCTACGCCGGCGGCGACTACTCCTCGGTGCCCACCAGCTCCGCAGGCACCACCACCTTCACCCCCGACTACGGCGACTCGGTGATGGCCTCCGGGATCACCGGCTACCACCGCCCGAAGGCGCACGCGCCGCGCTCCGGGTCGACCACCCGCGGCGGCTCGACCCCGTCGGCCGCGAGCACGCCCGGCGCCACGTCGACCCCCGGCACGACCGGGTCGACGACCGGCAGCGGCAGCGGCAGCGGCGGCAGCGGTGCGGGCAGCGGCTCGGTCACCAGCCAGGCGCCGGGCCGCCCGGCCTCCCAGCCGCCGGCCCCCGTCACCCAGACCCTCTCGGCCCTCGACAAGGCCAAGCAGACCTGCCAGAACAGCTTCAGCGCTGCGCAGATCTCCTCGCTCGGCGGACTGACGGCGTGCGGCAACGCCGTCCTGGCCCAGGGGCTGTCCGCGGTCACCGGCCTGCTGAACCCGCCCGCGCCCGGCGGCGGCACGACCGGCGGCGGCACGACCCCGCCGGCCCCGGCCACGCTGACCCGGGCGGAGGCCACCGCGCAGTGCCTCGCCAGCGGGATCAGCCAGCTCGACGTCACCGCTCTGAACGCCTGCGTCGACCGGCTGATGGCCGGCTGA
- the hemB gene encoding porphobilinogen synthase, protein MSFPASRPRRLRRTPALRRLVAETSVQARQLVLPVFVREGAAEPTPISSMPGVVQHSRDSLRKAVAEAAALGLGGVMLFGIPTAKDARGTGAVDPDGILNVAIADCVAEVGDALPVMADLCLDEFTDHGHCGVLTASGAVDNDATLEVYAEMALAQAAAGVDLVGPSGMMDGQVGVIRQALEAAGHHDVGIMAYSAKYASAFFGPFREAVDSSLQGDRRTYQQDGGNVVEGVREALLDVEEGADLVMVKPALAYLDVVRAVREAVDVPVAAYNISGEYAMVEAAAAHGWIDRDAAILETLTSIRRAGADVILTYWAAEFAGRL, encoded by the coding sequence ATGAGCTTCCCCGCCTCCCGCCCCCGCCGGCTGCGCCGCACCCCGGCGCTGCGCCGGCTGGTCGCCGAGACCTCGGTGCAGGCCCGGCAGCTGGTGCTGCCGGTGTTCGTGCGGGAGGGGGCGGCCGAGCCGACCCCGATCAGCAGCATGCCGGGGGTCGTGCAGCACTCGCGTGACTCGCTGCGCAAGGCGGTCGCGGAGGCGGCCGCCCTCGGGCTGGGCGGCGTGATGCTGTTCGGCATCCCGACGGCCAAGGACGCCCGGGGCACCGGCGCCGTCGACCCCGACGGCATCCTCAACGTCGCGATCGCGGACTGCGTCGCGGAGGTCGGCGACGCCCTGCCGGTGATGGCCGACCTGTGCCTCGACGAGTTCACCGACCACGGCCACTGCGGCGTGCTCACCGCCTCCGGCGCCGTCGACAACGACGCGACCCTCGAGGTGTACGCCGAGATGGCGCTCGCCCAGGCCGCGGCCGGGGTGGACCTCGTGGGGCCGAGCGGGATGATGGACGGCCAGGTCGGGGTGATCCGGCAGGCGCTCGAGGCCGCCGGCCACCACGACGTGGGGATCATGGCCTACTCCGCGAAGTACGCCTCCGCCTTCTTCGGGCCGTTCCGCGAGGCCGTCGACTCCTCGCTGCAGGGCGACCGGCGGACCTACCAGCAGGACGGCGGCAACGTCGTCGAGGGCGTCCGCGAGGCGCTGCTGGACGTCGAGGAGGGAGCCGACCTGGTGATGGTGAAGCCGGCGCTGGCCTACCTCGACGTGGTGCGCGCGGTGCGCGAGGCCGTCGACGTGCCCGTCGCGGCGTACAACATCTCGGGGGAGTACGCCATGGTCGAGGCCGCCGCGGCCCACGGCTGGATCGACCGGGACGCCGCGATCCTGGAGACCCTCACCTCGATCCGGCGGGCCGGCGCCGACGTGATCCTGACCTACTGGGCCGCGGAGTTCGCCGGGCGGCTCTGA